The Ornithinimicrobium faecis genome includes a window with the following:
- a CDS encoding BTAD domain-containing putative transcriptional regulator, which produces MPDLRVGVLGALEVHVDGHRREVAPGRQRAVLACLLVHAGHPVSPEALIEAAWRDDLPQDPPKALRTVLSRLRTVVGHDAIAWAPGGYRLTTGATDAEEFAELVERARSVEPTRARDLLDRALALWRGPALGEYADASWATAFAQQLEQSRMDAVEAHASVLIQCNEPAAAVAGLRGLLAEQPFREHAVELLVTALYHAGRQAEALERLAQHRAVLGAELGLEPSPSLMALQGQILGHELAAPRRDTGLPHWLDTSTAFIGREDEMADLVSAVLANQVTVVTGPGGVGKSRLVAQGLPAVHGRLGLPTAVIELATTQPGGAVNALAAALGLRGENATGTDSLVEFLSAVPHLLVLDNCEHLHPELGRLVSTITRRCRDVQVLATSRRRLGVSTELVLPLEPLRLPDPSATIGSQGAAAAMRLFGDRVRRLRPGFALTTDNTTEVAELCRRCDGLPLALELAASRTATAGVTDVLEVLSAALTGQQPGSLGAVVAWSHRLLAPEQRELLEALSVVAGDFDAETVRGLAGHLPSWHGDVITALAELVESSLVAHHHSGGDARFRLLEMVRVFAADRLERSGGGHAAREAHAAWVLDTVTAIRADWPQVDGAATSARLSALSQEVVRALDWALGAGRLTLAGDISHAVVRCLHWTPGLQLRDLIIEVGERATAQPGPEVAGAVAAAAFSIGERGDPSRAREWGAAALAMSPDPESAATAQLSLAVAAMYAGDLTDSARWFEALAMSPDPALTGEANASLALICCYCDDLVAAQEHTEIALAASASGSDASHAFARYAAGEVEARTDPSRGAILLAEASAEADRVDAEQVARVSRVALFALLVRGSRHEEAVPLGLRVLTDLRRLGAWTQVWTMLRMLAELLTETARWSDAAFFLGAAQGAASAPPPVGQDVERYAEVQLTLSRHLGDRVLEQIQALAATTPRSQVLSRAERVLTDEMRRSARPRSSAGKD; this is translated from the coding sequence ATGCCTGACCTGCGCGTGGGCGTGCTCGGCGCGCTCGAGGTCCACGTCGACGGGCACCGGCGCGAGGTTGCACCGGGCCGCCAACGGGCAGTCCTGGCCTGCCTGCTCGTCCATGCTGGCCACCCGGTCTCACCGGAAGCCCTCATCGAGGCAGCCTGGCGCGACGACCTGCCGCAGGACCCGCCCAAGGCGCTGCGCACCGTGCTGTCCCGGCTGCGCACCGTGGTGGGCCACGACGCCATCGCGTGGGCTCCGGGCGGGTATCGGCTCACGACCGGCGCGACCGACGCCGAGGAGTTCGCGGAGCTGGTCGAGAGGGCCAGATCAGTCGAGCCCACCCGGGCGCGTGACCTGCTCGACCGTGCCCTGGCCCTGTGGCGCGGGCCGGCCCTCGGGGAGTATGCCGACGCCTCTTGGGCCACGGCGTTCGCCCAGCAGCTGGAACAGTCGCGGATGGATGCGGTGGAGGCTCACGCCTCTGTCCTGATCCAGTGCAATGAGCCTGCTGCCGCCGTCGCGGGCCTGCGTGGGCTGCTCGCCGAGCAGCCGTTCCGGGAACACGCCGTGGAACTGCTGGTGACCGCGCTCTATCACGCCGGACGGCAGGCCGAGGCGCTGGAGCGGCTGGCGCAGCACCGCGCGGTGCTCGGCGCCGAGCTCGGGCTGGAGCCGTCGCCGAGCCTGATGGCGCTGCAGGGCCAGATCCTGGGCCATGAGCTGGCGGCCCCTCGCCGGGACACAGGTCTGCCGCACTGGTTGGACACCTCGACGGCGTTCATCGGGCGCGAGGACGAGATGGCCGACCTGGTCTCAGCCGTGCTGGCGAATCAGGTGACCGTGGTGACTGGGCCGGGCGGTGTCGGCAAGTCGCGGCTGGTGGCCCAGGGGTTGCCGGCCGTGCACGGGCGACTCGGCCTGCCGACCGCGGTGATCGAGTTGGCGACGACCCAGCCGGGCGGCGCCGTCAACGCCCTTGCTGCAGCACTTGGTCTGCGCGGCGAGAACGCCACTGGGACAGACTCGCTCGTGGAGTTCCTCTCGGCCGTGCCCCACCTGCTGGTGCTCGACAACTGCGAGCACCTGCACCCTGAGCTCGGCCGGCTGGTCTCCACGATCACCCGACGCTGCCGCGACGTCCAGGTGCTGGCCACGAGCAGACGGCGGCTCGGGGTGAGCACCGAGCTCGTGCTCCCGCTGGAACCGCTGCGGTTGCCGGACCCGAGCGCCACCATCGGCAGTCAGGGGGCGGCGGCCGCCATGCGCCTGTTCGGAGACCGGGTCCGCAGGCTCCGCCCCGGCTTTGCCCTGACGACGGACAACACGACCGAGGTCGCCGAGCTGTGCCGCCGGTGCGACGGGCTGCCGCTGGCCCTCGAGCTCGCGGCCTCCCGGACCGCGACCGCCGGAGTCACCGACGTCCTGGAGGTGCTGTCCGCGGCCCTGACCGGTCAGCAGCCTGGCAGCCTCGGAGCCGTCGTCGCCTGGTCTCACCGGTTGCTCGCCCCCGAGCAGCGCGAACTGCTCGAGGCGCTGTCCGTCGTCGCCGGTGACTTCGATGCCGAGACCGTCCGGGGGCTCGCCGGTCACCTGCCGTCCTGGCACGGGGATGTGATCACGGCGCTGGCCGAGCTGGTCGAGTCCTCGCTGGTCGCCCATCACCACTCCGGCGGCGACGCGAGGTTCCGCCTGCTGGAGATGGTGCGGGTTTTCGCCGCGGACCGACTGGAGCGATCCGGTGGAGGGCATGCGGCGCGGGAGGCCCATGCCGCCTGGGTGCTCGACACGGTCACCGCGATCCGCGCTGACTGGCCCCAGGTCGACGGCGCGGCGACCAGCGCACGGCTGAGCGCTCTGAGTCAGGAGGTGGTCCGGGCGCTGGACTGGGCACTCGGTGCCGGTCGGCTGACGCTCGCAGGTGACATCTCGCACGCGGTCGTGCGCTGCCTGCATTGGACGCCGGGACTGCAACTGCGCGACCTGATCATCGAGGTCGGGGAACGCGCCACTGCTCAGCCCGGTCCAGAGGTCGCTGGCGCGGTCGCGGCCGCCGCCTTCAGCATCGGCGAGCGGGGTGACCCCTCGCGTGCCCGAGAATGGGGGGCCGCGGCCCTGGCGATGTCACCGGACCCCGAGTCCGCGGCCACGGCGCAGCTGTCCCTGGCAGTCGCCGCGATGTATGCCGGTGACCTCACCGACTCGGCCCGCTGGTTCGAGGCCCTGGCGATGTCACCGGACCCCGCCCTCACCGGGGAGGCCAACGCATCGCTGGCGCTGATCTGCTGCTATTGCGACGACCTGGTCGCGGCGCAAGAGCACACAGAGATCGCGCTCGCCGCGAGTGCTTCCGGCAGCGACGCCTCTCACGCGTTCGCCCGCTATGCGGCGGGGGAGGTCGAGGCGCGGACCGATCCCTCCCGCGGTGCGATCCTGCTGGCGGAGGCGTCGGCCGAGGCGGACCGGGTGGATGCCGAGCAGGTGGCGCGGGTCTCCCGGGTGGCGCTGTTCGCCCTGCTGGTGCGTGGCAGCCGGCACGAGGAGGCGGTCCCGCTCGGGCTGCGGGTCCTGACCGACCTGCGCCGCCTCGGTGCCTGGACCCAGGTGTGGACGATGCTGCGGATGCTGGCCGAGCTGCTCACCGAGACTGCGCGTTGGTCTGACGCCGCCTTCTTCCTGGGGGCGGCTCAGGGAGCGGCCTCCGCACCGCCGCCGGTCGGGCAGGACGTCGAGCGGTATGCCGAGGTGCAGCTCACCCTGTCCCGACACCTGGGTGACCGGGTCCTGGAGCAGATCCAGGCTCTCGCGGCGACCACGCCCCGGTCGCAGGTGCTCAGCCGCGCCGAGCGTGTCCTCACCGACGAGATGCGCAGGTCAGCACGGCCAAGGTCTTCTGCAGGTAAAGACTGA
- a CDS encoding cell wall-binding repeat-containing protein, with product MTRRRTLTSFMAAAALVAGPLAAVSSGDGDPPGSAAEAESLELPAGESALVRVQMPDQKSLEALVDGGADVASIPATAPGSPDQALIDLVVTGEELDELRAQGATVVQVIQREGDGSKRFEASREAAERLHSQGLTSSADADQPQDTLTFGHAYWWTSGEQTFVQVQVSTSAATDPDVEITIDAETADGEVLTFPLFRFEDAGQYMYHYQLPVPISSAPVSVTATSSEGGVATAQPAPWPGDEPPETPEGYQQDFIDSYLTPADINERMDRLASQYPELVEIIELPNQTHGYNRTAKAYVGDPEETALVVESVESGASGMNGTEVRVIPHPVAGQPISAQYAEGRLTIYPATDATGAATSTTEEVSAYLNEEFADTFNSFVPEGSEGETIPMVDGVDLDDGLDASHLDPEGTTVQAMRIGVHRDGSRPGVYTYSQEHAREWVTPLVTMEFAERMLANAATDEETARLLEETEIFVLPVVNPDGANYSFYDYNFQRKNLSDHCVGVDRDPANADRWGVDVNRNYAVGSFFDGYAGASDNCLSGSYAGTEELSEAESNNVAYIAEQFPNITHAINVHSYGGYFMWSPGAYKEEGRETLPEPSPEVAAEFLSAAQRIVGSISGHRGTVTWPSQTGPVIDTLYSAAGNSGDHLFYEHDIYAWDFEVGNDLWNAEEERWEGVGFQPPFEEAHPESQEYAAGLVELVRIAADEGAVHRLNGQDRYETAVAIGQEAFPESTTAVLVSGAEASMVDGLVAGPLGYDLESPVLLTRPDKLPNAVAQDLTDREVTDVVVVGGPTAVNDDVVNALTGMGIEVERVAGDDRYDTAVAVAAELGGAGGEVVVSSGQEGSLVDALSVSGPAAANGTPVLLVQQDHVPQVTAGALEDYASTLAIGGPVAISEEVVGELPEAERVAGDDRYDTAAAIADHYVAAGMSATSVAVSSGLDLNIVDALPGGTLGEPILLAQNNRLPNVTTAWFEDSADTEHAWVLGGETALTEAVMDALREMLATDE from the coding sequence ATGACGCGACGACGCACCCTGACATCCTTTATGGCGGCGGCGGCCCTGGTCGCCGGCCCGCTGGCCGCAGTCTCCAGTGGTGACGGAGACCCACCAGGCAGTGCCGCTGAGGCCGAGTCCCTCGAGCTGCCCGCCGGCGAGAGTGCGCTCGTGCGGGTCCAGATGCCGGACCAAAAGTCCCTGGAGGCTCTGGTGGACGGCGGCGCGGACGTCGCCTCCATTCCCGCGACCGCACCAGGCAGCCCCGACCAGGCCCTGATCGACCTGGTGGTCACTGGGGAGGAGCTCGACGAGCTGCGCGCCCAGGGCGCCACCGTGGTCCAGGTCATCCAGCGTGAGGGCGACGGCAGCAAGCGCTTCGAGGCCAGCCGTGAGGCGGCCGAGCGTCTGCACTCGCAGGGGCTCACCAGCTCGGCCGACGCCGATCAGCCGCAGGACACCCTGACGTTCGGCCATGCCTACTGGTGGACGTCGGGGGAGCAGACCTTCGTGCAGGTCCAGGTCTCCACGTCCGCGGCCACCGACCCCGACGTGGAGATCACCATCGACGCGGAGACGGCGGATGGTGAGGTGCTGACCTTCCCGCTGTTCCGCTTCGAGGACGCCGGCCAGTACATGTACCACTACCAGCTGCCGGTGCCCATCTCGAGCGCGCCCGTGTCGGTGACCGCCACCTCCAGCGAGGGTGGTGTGGCCACCGCCCAGCCCGCGCCCTGGCCGGGCGACGAGCCGCCGGAGACTCCGGAGGGCTATCAGCAGGACTTCATCGACTCCTACCTGACACCCGCCGACATCAACGAGCGGATGGACCGGCTGGCCTCGCAGTATCCCGAGCTCGTGGAGATCATCGAGCTGCCGAACCAGACGCACGGCTACAACCGCACCGCCAAGGCCTATGTCGGCGACCCGGAGGAGACCGCACTCGTGGTCGAGTCGGTCGAGTCCGGCGCCTCGGGGATGAACGGCACCGAGGTCCGCGTCATCCCTCACCCGGTCGCTGGCCAGCCGATCAGTGCCCAGTATGCCGAGGGCAGGCTGACCATTTATCCCGCCACTGATGCCACGGGTGCGGCGACGAGCACGACTGAGGAGGTGTCGGCATACCTCAATGAGGAGTTCGCCGACACCTTCAACTCGTTCGTGCCAGAGGGGTCAGAGGGCGAGACGATCCCCATGGTCGACGGTGTCGATCTCGACGACGGCCTGGACGCCTCACACCTGGACCCTGAGGGCACCACCGTGCAGGCGATGCGCATCGGCGTGCACCGGGACGGCTCCCGCCCCGGTGTCTACACCTACAGCCAGGAGCATGCCCGCGAGTGGGTCACGCCGCTGGTGACGATGGAGTTTGCCGAGCGGATGCTGGCCAACGCGGCGACCGATGAGGAGACCGCGCGGCTGCTGGAGGAGACCGAGATCTTCGTGTTGCCGGTGGTCAACCCGGACGGCGCGAACTACTCCTTCTACGACTACAACTTCCAGCGCAAGAACCTGTCCGACCACTGTGTGGGGGTCGATCGTGACCCGGCCAACGCGGACCGCTGGGGCGTGGATGTCAACCGCAACTACGCGGTCGGTTCGTTCTTCGACGGCTATGCCGGTGCATCGGACAACTGCCTGTCTGGGAGTTATGCCGGCACGGAGGAGTTGTCGGAGGCGGAGTCCAACAACGTGGCCTACATCGCCGAGCAGTTCCCGAACATCACGCACGCCATCAACGTGCACAGCTATGGCGGCTACTTCATGTGGTCCCCAGGGGCCTACAAGGAGGAGGGTCGCGAGACGCTGCCCGAGCCCTCGCCGGAGGTCGCCGCGGAGTTCCTGTCCGCGGCCCAGCGCATCGTTGGCTCCATCAGCGGGCACCGCGGCACGGTGACCTGGCCGTCTCAGACCGGCCCGGTGATCGACACCCTCTACAGCGCCGCTGGCAACTCCGGTGACCACCTGTTCTATGAGCACGACATCTATGCCTGGGACTTCGAGGTCGGCAACGACCTGTGGAACGCGGAGGAGGAGCGTTGGGAGGGCGTCGGCTTCCAGCCGCCGTTCGAGGAGGCGCACCCTGAGTCGCAGGAGTATGCCGCGGGGCTGGTTGAGCTGGTCCGCATCGCCGCCGACGAGGGTGCGGTCCACCGACTGAACGGCCAGGACCGCTACGAGACGGCTGTCGCGATCGGTCAGGAGGCCTTCCCCGAGAGCACGACAGCGGTGCTGGTCAGCGGTGCCGAGGCGAGCATGGTGGACGGCCTGGTCGCCGGGCCCCTGGGCTATGACCTGGAGTCCCCGGTCCTGCTGACCCGTCCCGACAAGCTGCCCAACGCGGTGGCGCAGGACCTGACCGACCGTGAGGTGACCGATGTGGTCGTGGTCGGCGGACCCACCGCCGTCAACGACGACGTCGTGAATGCCTTGACCGGCATGGGCATCGAGGTCGAGCGAGTGGCCGGCGACGACCGTTATGACACCGCGGTTGCTGTCGCGGCGGAGCTGGGCGGTGCAGGCGGCGAGGTTGTCGTCTCCTCCGGTCAGGAGGGCAGCTTGGTGGATGCACTCTCGGTCTCCGGACCGGCGGCCGCCAACGGCACCCCGGTGCTGCTGGTCCAGCAGGACCACGTGCCGCAGGTCACCGCCGGCGCCCTGGAGGACTATGCCTCCACGCTGGCGATCGGTGGCCCGGTCGCCATCTCCGAGGAGGTCGTCGGCGAGCTGCCGGAGGCCGAGCGGGTTGCTGGCGATGACCGCTATGACACCGCGGCGGCGATCGCTGATCACTATGTCGCCGCTGGGATGTCGGCCACCTCGGTGGCGGTCAGCTCCGGTCTCGACCTCAACATCGTCGACGCGTTGCCCGGTGGCACCTTGGGTGAGCCCATCCTGCTCGCCCAGAACAACCGGCTGCCGAATGTGACGACCGCGTGGTTCGAGGACTCGGCTGACACGGAGCACGCCTGGGTGCTCGGCGGCGAGACCGCGCTCACCGAGGCGGTGATGGACGCCCTGCGCGAGATGCTCGCCACCGACGAGTGA
- the hrpA gene encoding ATP-dependent RNA helicase HrpA, giving the protein MPSEHATPPRRARDQQDPQGRRGRPQRKRSGQRRPRQDASPEPRAQRVASRRTMLPARINYPPELPVVERRDDIAAAIRDHQVVIVAGETGSGKTTQLPKICLELGRGLEGTIGHTQPRRIAARSVAERISEELGVELGTTVGYQVRFTDKSTKDTLVKVMTDGILLSELQRDRDLRKYDTLIIDEAHERSLNIDFILGYLKQLLPRRPDLKVIITSATIDVQRFSEHFAEADGTPAPVVEVTGRSYPVEVRFRPLTRPGPPGKDGVPRDVEIDQVTGVCEAVEELWTEDPGGGPADILVFCSGEREIRDVADALAGMNLPGTEVLPLYGRLSAAEQHRVFSRHSGRRIVVSTNVAETSLTVPGIRYVIDTGTARISRYSQRLKVQRLPIEAISQASANQRSGRCGRLADGIAIRLYSEEDFEARPEFTEPEILRTNLASVILSMTSLGLGEIARFPFLEPPDSRQIADGVRLLDELQAIDPDAPAHLPRKRLTPYGRAIVALPVDPRLARMVIEAERNGALREVSVIVAALSMQDPRERPADAQAQADQSHARFKHEDSDFLTLLNLWRYLKEQQKALSNSAFRRMCKREFLHYLRVREWQDLHTQLKQATKSLGLQANSNEPSADQVHQSLLAGLLSHVGLYDRDKREYAGARGARFVIQPGSVLHRKNPDWVMTAELVETTRLWARVNAPTDPAWVEQAAAHLVKRSYSEPRWSRSRASAVATERVTLYGVPLIADRAVAYGRIDPEVARDLFIRHGLVEGDWETRHDFFHANRRLIRELGELEARARRRDILVDDETLVDFYEARIPAEVVSGAHFDTWWKQARREDSQLLTFTEDLLVSDEASLVSDRDYPGTWRQGELELSVTYQFEPGSGSDGVTVHIPIEVLNRVRPDGFDWQVAGLREELATALVKALPKDIRRNFVPAPDHARRALAAIGDPRDEQETFVEALADELTARRVVPVSPADFDLTRVPDHLRVTFAVERTARPGGKRGRGRARVELLGEGKDLAALQAELAPAVRTTMSRAAASIEKTGLTSWTQALGILPETFEQQVAGKPVVGYPALVDTGAAVDVRVLGTASEADRATRVGVRRLLLLGTTPPWKRLLALLTNAQKLSLGHNPHGSVPLLLQDALACAVDSVVVEMPGARVRTPEDFDHALAIVKQQAVPRVLTIVESLAPILDTARTVSLGLQRLTSPAAAEMATDLRTQLDALIRPGFVADTGYQRLPHLRRYLAGMAERLEKGAQDLAKDRDRMVTVHTVEEEHATFLGNLPPHRRADEDVVDIGWLLQELRVSLFAQRLGTPQPVSPKRIYAAMDRAEDAPAKR; this is encoded by the coding sequence ATGCCCTCCGAGCACGCCACCCCACCCCGGCGTGCCCGCGACCAGCAGGACCCCCAGGGGAGGCGCGGACGGCCGCAGCGCAAGAGGTCGGGCCAACGCCGACCACGCCAGGACGCCAGCCCCGAGCCGCGCGCCCAGCGGGTCGCCTCTCGCCGGACCATGCTGCCGGCGCGGATCAACTATCCGCCCGAGCTGCCGGTCGTCGAGCGCCGCGACGACATTGCCGCAGCGATCCGTGACCACCAGGTCGTGATCGTGGCGGGGGAGACCGGCTCTGGCAAGACCACCCAGCTGCCCAAGATCTGCCTGGAGCTCGGGCGCGGCCTCGAGGGCACCATCGGCCACACCCAGCCGCGCCGGATCGCGGCCCGCTCGGTCGCCGAGCGGATCAGCGAGGAGCTGGGTGTCGAGCTCGGCACCACGGTGGGTTATCAGGTGCGCTTCACCGACAAGTCGACCAAGGACACGCTGGTCAAGGTGATGACCGACGGCATCCTGCTGTCGGAGCTGCAGCGCGACCGTGACCTGCGCAAATATGACACCCTGATCATCGACGAGGCCCACGAGCGCAGCCTCAACATCGACTTCATCCTCGGCTATCTCAAGCAGCTGCTGCCGCGCCGACCCGACCTGAAGGTGATCATCACCTCGGCGACCATCGACGTGCAGCGCTTCTCCGAGCACTTCGCCGAGGCCGACGGCACGCCTGCCCCGGTCGTGGAGGTCACCGGCCGCAGCTATCCCGTGGAGGTGCGGTTCCGCCCGCTGACGCGCCCCGGCCCGCCCGGCAAGGACGGCGTGCCGCGCGACGTCGAGATCGACCAGGTGACCGGCGTGTGCGAGGCGGTCGAGGAGCTGTGGACCGAGGACCCGGGTGGGGGACCGGCCGACATCCTGGTCTTCTGCTCCGGCGAGCGGGAGATCCGCGACGTCGCCGACGCCCTCGCTGGGATGAACCTGCCGGGCACCGAGGTGCTCCCGCTCTATGGCCGGCTCTCCGCCGCCGAGCAGCACCGCGTCTTCAGCCGGCACTCCGGGCGGCGCATCGTGGTGTCCACCAACGTGGCCGAGACCTCGCTGACCGTCCCGGGCATCCGTTATGTCATCGACACCGGCACCGCCCGCATCTCGCGCTACTCCCAGCGGCTGAAAGTGCAGCGACTGCCGATCGAGGCGATCAGCCAGGCCAGCGCCAACCAGCGCTCGGGTCGCTGTGGCCGCCTCGCCGACGGCATCGCGATCCGGCTCTACAGCGAGGAGGACTTCGAGGCCCGCCCCGAGTTCACCGAGCCGGAGATCCTGCGCACCAACCTGGCCTCGGTCATCCTGTCGATGACCAGCCTCGGGCTGGGCGAGATCGCCCGGTTCCCGTTCCTGGAGCCGCCGGACTCCCGGCAGATCGCCGACGGCGTCCGATTGCTCGACGAGTTGCAGGCCATCGACCCCGACGCCCCGGCACACCTGCCGCGCAAGCGCCTGACGCCCTATGGCCGCGCGATCGTGGCGCTGCCCGTCGACCCCCGACTGGCCCGGATGGTGATCGAGGCCGAGCGCAATGGTGCGCTGCGCGAGGTGTCGGTGATCGTCGCCGCCCTGTCCATGCAGGACCCCCGCGAGCGTCCCGCCGACGCGCAGGCCCAGGCCGACCAGTCGCACGCCCGCTTCAAGCACGAGGACTCCGACTTCCTCACGCTGCTCAACCTGTGGCGATATCTCAAGGAGCAGCAGAAAGCGTTGTCCAACAGCGCTTTCCGGCGGATGTGCAAGCGGGAGTTTCTGCACTATCTGCGCGTGCGCGAGTGGCAGGACCTGCACACCCAGCTCAAGCAGGCGACGAAATCCCTTGGGCTGCAGGCCAACAGCAACGAGCCGAGTGCCGACCAGGTGCACCAGTCGCTGCTGGCCGGCCTGCTCTCACACGTCGGTCTCTATGACCGGGACAAGCGCGAGTATGCCGGGGCGCGGGGTGCGCGCTTCGTCATCCAGCCCGGATCGGTCCTGCACCGCAAGAACCCGGACTGGGTGATGACAGCGGAGCTGGTCGAGACCACCCGGCTCTGGGCGCGGGTGAACGCACCGACCGACCCGGCCTGGGTCGAGCAGGCGGCCGCTCACCTGGTCAAGCGGTCCTACTCCGAGCCGCGCTGGTCGCGCAGCCGCGCCTCGGCCGTGGCCACCGAGCGGGTCACGCTCTATGGCGTGCCGCTGATCGCGGACCGGGCCGTGGCCTACGGGCGGATCGACCCCGAGGTCGCCCGCGACCTGTTCATCCGGCACGGCCTGGTCGAGGGGGACTGGGAGACCCGACACGACTTCTTCCACGCCAACCGCAGGCTCATCCGCGAGCTCGGCGAGCTGGAGGCCCGGGCCCGCCGGCGCGACATCCTCGTCGACGACGAGACGCTGGTGGACTTCTATGAGGCGCGGATCCCGGCCGAGGTCGTCTCCGGCGCGCACTTCGACACCTGGTGGAAGCAGGCCCGCCGCGAGGACTCCCAGCTGCTGACCTTCACCGAGGACCTGCTGGTCAGTGACGAGGCCTCGCTGGTCAGCGACCGGGACTATCCGGGCACCTGGCGCCAGGGCGAGCTCGAGCTCTCCGTCACCTATCAGTTCGAGCCGGGCTCCGGCTCGGACGGCGTCACCGTCCACATCCCGATCGAGGTGCTCAACCGGGTGCGCCCCGACGGCTTCGACTGGCAGGTGGCCGGGCTGCGTGAAGAGCTGGCGACTGCCCTGGTCAAGGCCCTGCCCAAGGACATCCGTCGCAATTTCGTGCCGGCACCGGACCACGCCCGTCGGGCCCTGGCCGCCATCGGCGACCCCCGCGACGAGCAGGAGACCTTCGTCGAGGCCCTCGCCGATGAGCTCACCGCCCGCCGCGTCGTGCCCGTCTCACCCGCTGACTTTGACCTGACCCGCGTGCCGGACCACCTGCGGGTCACCTTCGCCGTCGAGCGGACCGCCCGCCCGGGCGGCAAGCGCGGCCGCGGCCGCGCCCGGGTCGAGCTGTTGGGGGAGGGCAAGGACCTGGCCGCCCTGCAGGCGGAGCTCGCCCCGGCCGTGCGCACCACCATGTCCCGCGCCGCAGCCAGCATCGAGAAGACGGGACTGACCTCGTGGACCCAGGCACTCGGCATACTGCCGGAGACCTTTGAGCAACAGGTGGCCGGCAAGCCCGTCGTCGGCTATCCGGCGCTCGTCGACACCGGCGCGGCCGTCGACGTGCGAGTGCTGGGGACCGCCTCCGAGGCCGACCGGGCCACGCGGGTGGGGGTGCGGCGGCTGTTGCTGCTGGGCACGACCCCGCCGTGGAAGCGACTGCTCGCCCTGCTGACCAACGCCCAGAAACTCTCGCTCGGACACAACCCGCACGGGTCGGTGCCGCTGCTGCTGCAGGACGCACTGGCCTGTGCCGTGGACTCGGTCGTCGTCGAGATGCCGGGGGCTCGGGTGCGGACGCCGGAGGACTTCGACCACGCGCTGGCCATCGTCAAGCAGCAGGCGGTGCCGCGCGTGCTGACGATCGTGGAGAGCCTGGCCCCGATCCTGGACACGGCGCGCACGGTCTCGCTGGGGCTGCAGCGGCTGACCTCGCCGGCCGCCGCCGAGATGGCGACCGACCTGCGCACACAGCTGGACGCGCTGATCCGGCCGGGGTTCGTCGCGGACACCGGCTATCAGCGGCTGCCGCATCTGCGGCGCTATCTGGCGGGCATGGCCGAGCGCCTGGAGAAGGGCGCGCAGGACCTGGCCAAGGACCGCGACCGGATGGTCACCGTGCACACGGTGGAGGAGGAGCACGCCACGTTCCTCGGAAACCTCCCGCCGCACCGTCGCGCGGACGAGGACGTCGTGGACATCGGTTGGCTGCTGCAGGAGCTGCGGGTCAGCCTGTTCGCCCAGCGCCTCGGCACGCCGCAGCCGGTGTCGCCCAAGCGGATCTACGCCGCGATGGACCGCGCGGAGGACGCCCCCGCAAAAAGATAA
- a CDS encoding DNA-binding protein has product MNQRNAFWDDLARDLQDPAFLRDYVVESLRIATIDDVVNALDNARAAAGLSKAELARAIHKEPATIRRLLSSDNANPTLGTVAEVAAALGLRISVEPISDAERHEITTSLLEGHTADPRGLAEHLDTLRARTTRSPA; this is encoded by the coding sequence ATGAATCAACGCAACGCATTCTGGGATGACCTGGCCCGCGATCTTCAAGACCCAGCGTTCCTGCGTGATTACGTCGTCGAATCACTGCGGATCGCGACGATCGACGACGTCGTGAATGCTCTAGACAACGCGCGCGCGGCCGCTGGCCTGTCCAAGGCCGAGTTGGCGCGTGCCATCCACAAGGAGCCAGCAACCATCCGCCGACTCCTCTCCTCGGACAACGCCAATCCGACCCTGGGCACGGTGGCGGAGGTCGCGGCAGCACTTGGGCTTCGCATTTCCGTGGAGCCCATCTCCGACGCTGAGCGTCACGAGATCACGACATCACTCCTTGAGGGCCACACCGCCGACCCGCGAGGGTTGGCAGAGCACCTCGACACGTTGCGTGCTCGCACGACGAGGTCACCCGCCTAG